The proteins below are encoded in one region of Triticum aestivum cultivar Chinese Spring chromosome 1B, IWGSC CS RefSeq v2.1, whole genome shotgun sequence:
- the LOC123124998 gene encoding cytochrome P450 89A2: MEAWLLLPVALLLPLLIVLLAQRVAAGAGKAKNGSHIPPGPLALPLLGSLLWLRHSSADVEPLLRRLMVRYGPVVSLRVGSRLSIFVADRRVAHAALVERGAALADRPAVTRGLFGETGNTVARASYGPAWRLLRRNLVSETLHPTRVRLFAPARAWVRRVLADKLLRESGPGVEAATRGVLVMEAFRYAMFCLLVLMCFGERLDEASVRAVGAAQRDWLLYVARKTSVFAFWPAVTKHLFRGRLKMGLALRRRQKELFLPLIDARWERKKQINRGAGVVLPMAETTFEHSYVDTLLDIKLPEEEAGRALTDDEMVILCSEFLIAGTDTTATGLQWIMAELVKNPAIQEKLYDEIRTTTGGDQAEVSEEDIHKMPYLKAVVLEGLRRHPPAHFVLPHKAMEDMEIDGYLIPKGATVNFMVAEMGRDEREWEKPMEFVPERFLPGGDGEGVDVAGSREIRMMPFGVGRRICAGLGVAMLHLEYFVANLVNEFEWREVPGDEVDFAEKPEFTVVMANPLCARLVPRSRS, from the coding sequence ATGGAGGCATGGCTCCTGCTCCCTGtcgccctcctcctccccctcctcatcgtCCTGCTCGCGCAGCGCGTCGCGGCCGGGGCGGGTAAAGCCAAGAACGGCAGCCACATCCCGCCTGGCCCGCTCGCCTTGCCGTTGCTCGGCAGCCTACTGTGGCTGAGGCACTCCTCAGCCGACGTGGAGCCCCTACTCCGGCGCCTCATGGTGCGGTATGGCCCCGTCGTGTCCCTGCGCGTCGGCTCCCGTCTCTCCATCTTCGTGGCCGACCGGCGAGTGGCCCACGCCGCCCTGGTTGAGCGCGGCGCCGCTCTGGCTGACCGCCCGGCGGTCACGCGCGGCCTCTTCGGCGAGACCGGCAACACAGTCGCGCGCGCCAGCTACGGGCCcgcgtggcgcctcctgaggcgcaACCTCGTCTCAGAGACGCTGCACCCGACGCGTGTCCGCCTCTTCGCGCCTGCGCGCGCCTGGGTGCGCCGCGTGCTCGCGGACAAGCTGCTGCGGGAGTCCGGCCCCGGCGTGGAGGCGGCGACCCGCGGGGTCCTGGTCATGGAGGCGTTCCGGTACGCCATGTTCTGCCTCCTCGTGCTCATGTGCTTCGGCGAGAGGCTCGACGAGGCTTCGGTGCGGGCGGTCGGCGCCGCGCAGCGCGACTGGCTCTTGTACGTCGCGCGCAAGACGAGTGTCTTCGCCTTCTGGCCGGCTGTCACCAAGCACCTTTTTCGCGGCCGTCTCAAGATGGGCCTCGCCCTGCGGCGGCGGCAGAAGGAGCTCTTCCTGCCGCTGATTGACGCGCGGTGGGAGCGCAAGAAACAGATCAACCGAGGCGCCGGCGTGGTGTTGCCGATGGCGGAGACCACGTTCGAGCACTCGTACGTGGACACCCTGCTCGACATCAAGCTCCCTGAAGAAGAGGCTGGCCGCGCGCTCACGGACGACGAGATGGTCATACTCTGTTCCGAGTTCCTTATCGCCGGAACCGACACCACCGCCACCGGGCTGCAATGGATCATGGCTGAGCTCGTCAAGAACCCGGCCATCCAGGAGAAGCTCTATGACGAGATCAGGACCACAACTGGTGGCGACCAGGCAGAGGTCTCCGAGGAGGACATCCACAAGATGCCTTACCTCAAAGCCGTCGTCCTTGAGGGACTGCGCAGGCACCCACCGGCGCACTTCGTGCTGCCGCACAAGGCGATGGAGGACATGGAGATTGACGGGTACCTGATCCCGAAGGGCGCCACTGTGAACTTCATGGTGGCCGAGATGGGCAGGGACGAGCGGGAGTGGGAGAAGCCGATGGAATTCGTGCCAGAGCGATTCTTGCCGGGCGGCGATGGCGAGGGGGTGGATGTGGCCGGCAGCAGGGAGATCAGGATGATGCCATTCGGCGTCGGGAGGAGGATCTGCGCCGGGCTCGGCGTCGCCATGCTTCACCTTGAGTACTTCGTGGCCAATTTGGTCAATGAGTTCGAGTGGCGTGAGGTTCCAGGCGACGAGGTGGACTTCGCCGAGAAGCCGGAGTTCACCGTCGTCATGGCCAACCCGCTGTGCGCGAGGTTGGTGCCCAGAAGCAGGAGCTGA